The DNA window AGAAATACGGTGACGAGCAGGTTAAACAGTGGCGTCGCGGCTTCGCCGTTACTCCGCCGGAGCTGACCAAAGACGACGAGCGCTACCCGGGCCACGATCCGCGCTATGCAAAACTGACCGACGCGGAACTGCCGACCACTGAAAGCCTGGCGCTGACCATCGACCGCGTCGTGCCTTACTGGAACGAAACCATTCTGCCGCGCCTGAAAAGCGGTGAGCGCGTGATCATCGCCGCTCACGGTAACTCCCTGCGCGCGCTGGTGAAATACCTCGACAACATGGGCGAAGACGAGATCCTCGAACTGAACATCCCGACCGGCGTACCGCTGGTGTATGAGTTCGATGAAAACTTCAAGCCGATCAAACATTACTATCTGGGCAATGCGGAAGAGATCGCGGCGAAAGCGGCTGCCGTCGCCAACCAGGGTAAAGCGAAGTAATTTCCCCCGGTGAAAATAAAAAAGCGTGGAAATCTCCACGCTTTTTTTATGACCTGCGCGAGCGCAACGTAGCTTAGCCGCGGCGGGTTTTCACCGCTTCCGCCAGCTGACGCAGGATCGCTTCGGTATCCTCCCAGCCGATGCAGGCGTCGGTGACGCTCTTGCCGTAGGTCAGCGGTTCACCGCTCTCGAGGCTCTGGTTGCCTTCCACCAGATGGCTTTCAATCATCACGCCCATAATGGCGCGCTCGCCGCCGGCAATCTGCTGGCATACGTCGGTGCCTACTTCCATCTGCTTCTTGAACTGCTTGCTGGAGTTGGCGTGGCTGAAGTCGATCATCACCTGAGCCGGCAGGCCCGCTTTCGCCAGACCGATTTTCACCTCCGCCACGTGCTTCGCGCTGTAGTTCGGCTCTTTGCCGCCGCGCAGAATAATATGGCAGTCGCCGTTGCCGCTGGTATTGACGATAGCGGAGTGGCCCCACTTGGTGACCGACAGGAAACAGTGCGGCGCGCCGGCGGCGTTAATCGCGTCGATAGCCACCTTGATGGTGCCATCGGTACCGTTTTTAAAGCCCACCGGGCAGGAGAGCCCCGAGGCGAGCTCGCGGTGCACCTGGGATTCGGTGGTACGCGCCCCAATGGCGCCCCAGCTCATCAGATCGGCGACATACTGCGGGGTGATCATATCGAGGAATTCCCCCGCCGCCGGCAGGCCGCTGTCGTTAATGTCCAGCAGCAGCTTGCGCGCAATGCGCAACCCGTCGTTGATGCGGAAGCTGTTATCCATATGGGGATCGTTGATAAGCCCTTTCCAGCCGACGGTGGTGCGCGGTTTCTCAAAATAGACGCGCATGACGATCTCGAGCTCGCCCTTCAGCGCCTCGCGCAGGGTCAGCAGACGGGAAGCGTACTCTTTCGCCGCCGCCGGGTCGTGAATAGAACAGGGCCCAATCACCACCAGCAGGCGGTCATCATCACCTTTGAGGATCTGGTGGATCGCTTTGCGAGCATGTGCAACGGTGTTTGCAGCATTTTCGGTAGCAGGGAATTTTTCCAGGAGCGCAACGGGAGGTAATAATTCGTTGATCTCTTTAATGCGTAAATCGTCGTTCTGATAATTCATCTTCTTTCCAGCGTTGCCATACTTATTCAATGAAATGCAATCCCTCCAATCTATCTCTTCGCTGAAATAGTGTAAACGTGATTTTACAGTAGTGATGGAATAATCCTGGAAATAGGCAAAAATACGCCATAAAGTAGCGAAACCAGACTCATGAACTACAATATTTAACTGTTAAAGCTAATTAAGTCTTACGTTTCAGGATTATATAGTGACACTGCGATCGTCTGCGGAGTCTTTAACCATAGCGAGTCAGATCCCTGGCACACTTACCGCTGGAGGCGTAGTTACCGCTTCCCGACCCAACAGGAGTATCCGATGAACATGAAAAAACTGACGACCCTTTTGCTCACCGCCACCTTAGGTCTTGCCAGCGGCGCGGCCCTGGCGGCAGACACCGGCGCCCAGTCCAACAATGGCCAGGCCAACTCTTCCGCTGATGCCGGTCAGGTGGCGCCGGACGCCCGTGAAAACGTGGCGCCGAATAACGTCGATAATAGCCAAATCAATTCTGGCTCTGGCACTGGCACTGGCACTGGCACTGGCACTGGCGGCACCATGCTTCATCCTGACGGCTCGACGATGAGCCAGGACAATATGTCGAGCGATGAGGTCCATAAAAACTCGATGTGTAAAGACGGCCGCTGTCCGGACACCGGTAAGAAGCTGGACAACGGCGACAGCATGAACCATGACAACAGCAAAACCGACGGCACTACCCAATAATTGATGCGGTGAGTGCAAACAGAGAAAAGGCGAGCCGGGCTCGCCTTTTCTCTGTTTGTTATCGTTCTCTGTTTATGATGTCATAGCGTGATAATGATAACTATCAAGGGACGACACTATGGCGCACTCGCATTCGCACTCCCCTGCCCAGGCTCCGGATAACGGCAACGCCCGCCGGCTGCTCTGGGCGTTCATCGTCACCGCCGGTTTTATGCTGGTAGAAGCCATCGGCGGCGCGATCTCCGGCTCGTTGGCCCTGCTGGCGGATGCCGGCCATATGCTCACCGACTCCGCCGCCCTGCTGTTTGCGCTGCTGGCGGTTCGCTTCGCCAGCCGTCCCCCGAATGCCCGCCATACCTTTGGCTGGCTGCGTTTGACCACCCTGGCGGCGTTTCTCAATGCCATTGCTCTGGTGGTGATCACCATGCTGATTGTCTGGGAGGCCATTCAGCGCTTCCAGCACCCGCAGCCGGTTGCCGGCGTGACGATGATGGTGATTGCGGTCGCTGGCCTGCTGGCCAACGTGCTGGCTTTCTGGATCCTGCATCGTGGCAGCGAAGAGCGGAACCTCAACGTGCGCGCCGCGGCGCTTCACGTGCTCGGCGATCTGCTGGGCTCGGTTGGCGCGATTGTGGCCGCCGTGGTGATCCTCACCACCGGCTGGACACCTGTCGACCCGATCCTTTCCGTGCTGGTTTCCTGCCTGGTGTTACGTAGCGCCTGGCGTCTGCTGAAGGAGAGTCTGAATGAGCTGCTGGAAGGCGCGCCGCGTTCGCTGGATGTGACGGCCCTGCAGCGGGATATCCGCCGCTCTATCCCGGAGGTGCGCGATGTTCACCACGTCCACGTCTGGCTGGTGGGGGAAAAACCGGTGATGACGCTGCATGTGCAGGTTGTGCCGCCGCACGATCATGATGCGTTACTCAACCGCATCCTGCATTTCCTGGAACATAAATATGAAATTGAGCATGCCACGGTGCAGATGGAGTACCAGCCCTGCAGCGGCCCGGAGTGCCATCTCAACACGATGCACGCCGGGCACGATCATCATCACCACCATTAGCCAGAAAACGCGTGAGAACCTCGCTCACGCGCGCTGTTTATCCACATCCGGCTGCCGTTCAGCGCAATGAACGTCAGCAAGAGATATTCCAGCGACATCGCATAGACGCCCTGACGGGCAAAAATCACCACGCTGATGACGTTGACGATGACCCACAGCAGCCAGTTCTCAACGTATTTGCGGGTCATTAAGATCATCGCCACTACCGACAGCACCGTCATACAGGAGTCCCAGAACGGGAAGGCGTCCGGCTGCAGTTCCGGCATAGTGACCTGCAAACCGAGCGCTTGCATCAGGCTGACCGCGATCCGCGTCAGGAAAGCAAAAAACGGATTGATAAACAGGGTCAGCAAGCCGATCGCCACCACGCAGGCCGCCAGCCAGCCCAGGGCTTTACTGCGCGGTAGCCAGCGGATCTGCAGCTCAACCTCATGGTTGCTGCTTTGCCGCGACCAGGCATACCAGCCGTAAACGTTAGCGGCAAAGAAGAACAGCTGCAGCAACAGGCTGGCGTACAGCTGGATCTGAAAGAAGATGATGGCGAACAGCGTGACGTTGACCAGACCGAAGGCATAGTTACTGATCTTCTCCAGGCTCGCCAGCCAGATGCACAACAGCCCGGCGATGGTCCCCACGGCCTCTATCCAGGAGAGATCGTACCCCCCGGCGCCGATGGGTATATGTACTAAAATATTCTGCGTGCTAAAAAAATCCATTTTATCCTCTCAGCGCCAGATGACGCGGTAATAGGTTATCCCCGTAGTGTAGCCGCAAAATCCAGCATCCGGTTAAGGGGAATTAATGCGCCAGTCCGCAGCGCTTCGTCGACGTGGATTTCATGTTCAGCGCCGCCCTGCTCGAGACCCTCGGCAATGGCTTTCAGGCCGTTCATCGCCATCCACGGACAATGCGCGCAGCTGCGGCAGGTCGCCCCTTCACCGGCGGTGGGCGCTTCCAGCAGCGTTTTCTCCGGCACCGCCTGCTGCATTTTATAAAAGATACCGCGATCGGTCGCCACGATCAGCTGGCGCTGGGGCAGGCTTTTCGCCGCCGCGATCAGCTGGCTGGTGGAGCCTACGGCATCGGCCATCTCGACGATCGCCTGCGGCGACTCGGGATGGACCAGCACAGCGGCTTCGGGATGCAGAGCCTTCATCCGCATCAACGCCTGGGTTTTAAACTCGTCGTGCACGATGCACGCCCCCTGCCAGGAGAGCACATCTGCGCCGGTCTGACGCTGAACGTAACGGCCAAGATGGCGGTCCGGCGCCCAGAGGATTTTTTGACCAAGGCTATCCAGGTGGTCAATGAGTTCCACGGCGATGCTGGAGGTCACCACCCAGTCGGCGCGAGCCTTCACCGCGGCAGACGTATTGGCATAGACCACCACGGTGCGGTCAGGATGAGCGTCGCAAAAGGCGTTGAACTCCTCAATCGGACAGCCCAGATCCAGGGAACACTCGGCGTTCAGAGTCGGCATCAGAATGGTCTTTTCCGGGCTGAGGATTTTGGCGGTTTCCCCCATAAAACGCACCCCGGCGACCAGCAGCGTGGAGGCCGAATGGCGGGCGCCAAAGCGCGCCATCTCCAGCGAGTCGGCAATACAGCCGCCGGTCTCTTCAGCCAGCTGCTGAATTTCAGGATCGGTGTAGTAATGCGCCACCATCACGGCATCGCGCTCGCGCAGCAGACGCTTGATTTTTTCGCGGTAAAACTGCTTTTCATCGACGGTCAGCGGCTGCGGTTTCGGTGGGAAGGGATAAATCGCCGTTTCAGGATCAAACATTACGCTCATCATGCAATCTCGTTTTACTGGCTTAACTCTAAGACCGTTAGTATGGCCTGCCCGCGCCATGATACGGTCATGGTGTTTTATATGCTAAACAAGATAGCCGATTACGCGCCAAAAGTCGTGATGAATTTTGTACATCAGCGCCTGTTCCAGGGGACGATGCTGCGTCGCTGTCCGGGCTACCGGTTCGCGCCCTGTGCAGGCGTGGTAAGCGCAGCGCGAGCGTGGGAAAGCTCTGCATACAATATTGTGGAAATTGATGGGCGGGCAGATAGCAAAAAGGCGCCTTTAGGGCGCCTTTTTACATTGGTGGGTCGTGCAGGATGACTCGGCTTCGCCTCGCCCTTCGGGCCGTCGCCGCAAGCGGCTCCGTTGTCTCACTGCGTTCGACCCGAACCTGCTGCAGGTTCGAATCGTTGAGTTCCGCGCATAGCAAAAAGGCGCCTTTAGGGCGCCTTTTTACATTGGTGGGTCGTGCAGGATGACTCGGCTTCGCCTCGCCCTTCGGGCCGTCGCCGCAAGCGGCTCCGTTGTCTCACTGCGTTCGACCCGAACCTGCTGCAGGTTCGAATCGTTAAGTTCCGCGGATAGCAAAAAGGCGCCTTTAGGGCGCCTTTTTACATTGGTGGGTCGTGCAGGATTCGAACCTGCGACCAATTGATTAAAAGTCAACTGCTCTACCAACTGAGCTAACGACCCCTTGCGGGATTTTGCTACTGTCACCATTCAGGATGGTGGGTCGTGCAGGATGACTCGGCTTCGCCTCGCCCTTCGGGCCGTCGCTGTCGCAACGTTATCCTTCACGTTTCTACCAGTTACCATCATTAAAGATTGGTGGGTCGTGCAGGATTCGAACCTGCGACCAATTGATTAAAAGTCAACTGCTCTACCAACTGAGCTAACGACCCGCTCTGGTACTACCTGAATAATTTCACTCGACACCAATATTGGAATTGGTGGGTCGTGCAGGATGACTCGGCTTCGCCTCGCCCTACGGGCCGTTGCTGACGCAACGTTATCCTTCACGTTCAACATCTGAGTTAAATGCTGAAATTGGTGGGTCGTGCAGGATTCGAACCTGCGACCAATTGATTAAAAGTCAACTGCTCTACCAACTGAGCTAACGACCCGAGTGGTGGGTGATGACGGGATCGAACCGCCGACCCCCTCCTTGTAAGGGAGGTGCTCTCCCAGCTGAGCTAATCACCCGATATTACGCTGGATACTGCTGATACTGCCTCCACCGACCCCATCATTAAAATGGTGGGTCGTGCAGGATTCGAACCTGCGACCAATTGATTAAAAGTCAACTGCTCTACCAACTGAGCTAACGACCCGGTGGTGGGTGATGACGGGATCGAACCGCCGACCCCCTCCTTGTAAGGGAGGTGCTCTCCCAGCTGAGCTAATCACCCGATACTACGCTGGATACTGCTAATTGGTGGGTCGTGCAGGATGACTCGGCTTCGCCTCGCCCTATGGGCCGTTGCTGTCGCAACGTTATCCTTCACGTTTTACTATCGCGTTCCACCAGAACGATTGGTGGGTCGTGCAGGATTCGAACCTGCGACCAATTGATTAAAAGTCAACTGCTCTACCAACTGAGCTAACGACCCACTCTGGCGTCGCTTTGGGCTTGTTTGATATCCCTTGGCAACGGCGGCATATATTACTGATTTCAGAATTCAGCGCAACTAAAATTTCGATAAAGATCACTTAACTGCTGGCGATTCAGGCGACAAGACCAGAAATAACGCGATTTCTGGTCATGCCGTAATCAACCAAGAGCATTAAGTCGTTTTTGCGCTTGTTTCGCACCGTCGGTGCCGGGGAATTTGCTGATCACCTGCTGGTAAACCGCTTTCGCTTTCGCGGTATCACCTTTGTCCTGCATGATCACGCCGACCTTAAACATGGCGTCCGGCGCTTTTGGCGATTTCGGGTAGTTCTTCACCACCGAGGCGAAGTAAAACGCCGCATCGTCTTTTTTCCCCTTATTGTAGTTCAACTGTCCGAGCCAATAGTTGGCGTTCGGCTGATAAGTTGAATCCGGGTACTTTTTAACGAAGTTCTGAAACGCCACCATGGCGTCATCCTGGCGTGAAGCATCCTTCACCAGGGCAATGGCCGCATTGTAATCGGTGTTCGCATCGCCGGTCATCGCCGGAGCGCCTGACGAGGCCGCTGGCGCTGCGCTGGCGGTAGCCGCACTCTGATCGCTGGAAGACGACGACGCCTGAGCGCCCGCCGCCGCTGCGCCACTTCCGCTCGTCAGCCCGTCAATCTGCAGCAGAATCTGCTTCTGACGCTCAACGATCTGATTCAGCTGATACTGGTTCTCCTGGATCTGACCACGGAGAGAATCAATGTCAGTCTGGTTATCAGAGAGTTGTTGCTGGAGTTGGGTTAAAAGCTGGCTGTGAGCATTGGAAATACGCTCGAGTTGAGTGACACGGTCTTCGACCGAGCCTGAGCCGACACTACTGATTGGCGCCTGAGCAAAAGCGGCCCAGGGGGCCGCTATGCCAACCAGTAACGACAGACTCAATAAATGATGTCTGAAGTTACTGCTCATGCAATTCTCTTAGTATACCAGTACGGCGCGACGGTTTTTGGCATATGCCGCTTCGTCATGACCCAGTACTGCTGGTTTTTCTTTACCGTAAGAAACGATGGAGATCTGATCGGCAGAAACACCTTTGCCCTGCAGATACATCTTAACGGCGTTAGCACGACGCTCACCCAGCGCGATGTTGTATTCCGGGGTACCGCGCTCATCCGCGTGACCTTCTACAGTCACTTTGTAGGACGGGTTGCTGCGCAGGAAGTTAGCGTGCGCGTCCAGCATTGCAGCGAAGTCAGAACGGATATCGTACTTGTCCAGATCGAAGTAAACGATGTTGTTCTGCTGCAGCTGCTGCATCTGCAGACGAGCTTGCTCTTCAGAAGACATGTTGCCGCCGTTACCGTTAGCGTCCATACCAGTGCCGGCACCCAGCATGCCTTCACCGCTCTGGTCGTTGCTGGCGTTCTTGTTAGAAGAACATGCCGCGATTGCCATAACCGGCAGAGCGATCATCAGCCCTTTCAGCACTTTGTTCAGTTGCATTTCTTTGATTCCTTTAATAATCAATTATTTATTATCACAGATACGGCGACCAGGCAGGCGATTTTACCTGTCCATCAGTTGCCGGAAGACGCGCTTTGAAACGCCCATCTGTAGAAACCAGATTCAGCACGGATCCCATCCCCTGAGAAGAGCTGTAGATTACCATAGTGCCGTTAGGTGCCAGACTTGGCGTTTCGTCTAAAAACGTTGATGACAGAACCTGTACACCACCCGCTTCCAGATCTTGTTTGGCAATGTGCTGCTGGCCGCCGGCCGAGCTGACCATTACCATCGTTTTACCATCCGCGCTCACGTCAGCGTCCTGGTTCTGCGAACCTTCCCAGGTGATACGCTGCGGCGTGCCGCCATTAATATTGACTTTATACACCTGCGGACGACCGGCCTGGTCAGAGGTAAAGGCCAGGTTCTGGCTGTCCGGGAACCAGCTTGGTTCGGTGTTGTTGCTGCGACCGTTGGTCACCTGACGAATCTGACCCGAGCCCAGATCCATCACGTACAGGTTCAGGCTACCGGTTTTCGACAGCGCGAAGGCCAGTTTAGAACCATCCGGCGAGAACGCCGGCGCGCCGTTGTGCTGCGGGAAGGAGGCAATCTGACGCACAGCGCCGTTCGCCAGGGTCTGCACCACCAGCGCAGAGCGACCGCTCTCGAAGGTGACGTAAGCCAGTTTTGAACCGTCCGGTGACCAGGCCGGGGACATCAGCGGCTGGGAGGAGCGGTGAACCACAAACTGGTTGTAGCCATCATAATCGGAAACGCGCAGCTCATACGGGAACTGACCGCCATTGGTCTGCACCACGTAGGCGATACGAGTCCGGAAGGCGCCTTTAATACCGGTCAGCTTTTCAAATACCGCGTCGCTGGCAGTGTGCGCGGCATAGCGCAGGTACTGTTTAGTGACTTTGAAAGAGCCTTGCGCCAGCGTTGTGCCCGGCGCACCGCCGGTATCCACCAGCTGATACGCTACCTGGTAAGAACCATCCGGGTTTGACGTCACCTGACCGACGACCACGGCGTCAATGCCCAGCGCAGACCAGGCAGCAGGCTGCACTTCCTGGGCACTGGTCGGCTGCTGCGGCAGACGCGAGCGATCCAGCGGGTTGAATTTACCGCTGTTGCGCAGGTCAGCCGCCACGATACCGCCAACATCTTCCGGCGCAGCGCCCTGGCCGGCCCACTGGAACGGTACCACGCCGATGGGGCGCGCCGAGTCCACCCCCTGGGTGATCTCGATACGTACTTCTGCGTGCAGCACCGCCGCCCACAGCATTAAAAAACCAAATGCTACTCGTAATGCCTGCTTCATCATATCTCCCTTATCCGGGCGGAAAGCCCACGATAATTTAGCAGAATGTTAACAAACTCAAATACACAAAACTACCAAAACCCATGACCGCCCTATTTTCTTTCCCCCCGCTGACGCGGGGGAAAAAGCGCTTAAGGTTTGAAGTCCAGTGGCGCATTTTTGAACGTTTCATAAACAGCCTGCGACGGCGGTTTAGGGAATTTGCTCATCCGACTGGTGGCCGCCAGCATTTGCTGGCAGAACGCCGGATCGCCGCCTTCCGATTTCACACTCAACAACGTTCCATCCTGAGCCAGGTTTACGCGCAACGTACATACTTTACCCTTGTACGTATCCCAGTCATAGAGATGTCCTTTAATCGCGGCCTGCACCTGCGAAATATAGCTGGCAATCTCCGCCTGAGACGCACCGCCCTGCCCCGGTTTACTTCCTTTAGCAGGTGAAGAGCCACCTGTGCTACCGCTGGTGCTACCTTTCGGCGCATTCTTACCTGAACTCAGATCGCCGAGCAGGTCGTCCACGCCGTCCGCTTCTTTCGCAGCAGCCGCTTTCTTCGCTGCCGCGGCTTTTGCTGCTGCCGCTTTGGCCGCTTTATCGGCCGCTGCCTTCTCAGCAGCAGCCGCTTTGGCTGCTGCGGCTTTTTCAGCTGCGGCGGCTTTCTCGGCGGCGGCCTTCTCCGCGGCCGCTTTTTGCGCGGCGGCCTTCTCAGCGGCTTTTTCAGCGGCTTTTTCTGCTGCCGCTTTTTCAGCCGCGGCCTGCTTAGCCGCTTCCTGCTGGGCCTTCTTCTCCGCTTCCTGTTGCGCTTTCTTCGCCGCTGCCGCTTCCGCTTTCTTCTGCGCCTCTGCCGCGGCTTTCGCCGCTTCGGCTTCCGCCTGTTTCTTCGCATCGGCCGCCGCTTTCGCGGCGGCGGCTTCGGCCTGTTTCTTCGCGTCAGCCGCCGCTTTCGCTGCCGCCAGTTCAGCCGCTTTCGCCTGGGCATCCGCCTTCGCTTTCGCCTCGGCGGCCGCTTTGGCCGCCGCTTCCTGCGCTTCTTTGGCCTGCGCATCCGCTTTGGCTTTCGCCGCCGCGGCAGCCTTGGCAGCGGCTTCCTCAGCCTGCTTCTGTTGTTCCTTCGCTTCTTTCGCCGCTTCCTGCGCCTGCAGCCGCTCCTGTTCGAGCTGTTTCAGCCGTTCCTGTTCCGCCGCCTGCTTCTCACGTAACTCTTCCGCCTGCTGCTGCGCCTGTTTTTCACGCTGTTCAGCGGCGCGACGTGCGCTGGCCTGCTGCTGTTGCTGACGGTTATAATTGTTTACCACCGCCCCCGGATCGACCATGACGGCATCAATCGACGATCCCCCGCCGCCGCCGGCAGAGGCATCCAGATGCTCGTCAAACGAACTCCATATCAGCAGCGCGATCAGTATGATGTGCAGCGCGACTGAAATGATGATCGCTCGTTTAAGCTTGTCGTTTTGTTCGGTTGCCTTTGACACTATCGGTTCCCAAAAACTGTTCGCCTGTACCCGCGATGCGCACCGACGGCGAGCGATACTCGCCGCCGAACGCCGTGCGGACGCACCTACCTGAAGCGATTAAATAGGTTTGGTCATCAAGCCGACCGATTTAACCCCTGCGCTATGCAACAGGTTCAGCGCTTTAATAATTTCATCGTAAGGGACGTCTTTCGCACCGCCGATCAGGAATACCGTTTTCTCATTGGCTTCAAGACGACGCTTCGCTTCGGCAATCACCTGCTCCGGCGGCAGCTGGGACAGCGTCTCCTGCCCCACTTTCACGCTGTACTGCCCTACCCCGGAGACTTCCACAATCACCGGCGGATCGTCATTGCTTTTCACCGCTTGCGATTCCGTGGCGTCCGGCAGATCGACTTCCACGCTCTGCGTAATGATCGGCGCCGTTGCCATAAAGATCAGCAACAGCACCAGCAGGACATCCAGCAGCGGAACGATGTTGATCTCGGACTTCAGTTCGCGACGTCCGCGTCCACGTGCTCTGGCCATGGCTTACCCCTTATTGCTTTCGCTGGTGGTAAAGGCCTGACGGTGCAGAATAGCGGTGAACTCTTCCATAAAGTTGTCGTAATTCAGTTCAAGCTTGTTCACCCGCTGGTTCAGGCGGTTGTACGCCATCACCGCCGGGATAGCGGCGAACAGACCGATCGCGGTGGCGATCAGCGCTTCGGCGATACCCGGCGCCACCATCTGCAGGGTGGCCTGCTTCACCGCGCCAAGGGCGATAAAGGCGTGCATGATCCCCCAGACGGTGCCGAACAGACCGATATACGGGCTGATGGAGCCTACGGTGCCGAGGAACGGAATATGGGTCTCCAGCGTTTCCAGCTCGCGGTT is part of the Klebsiella quasipneumoniae subsp. quasipneumoniae genome and encodes:
- the tolQ gene encoding Tol-Pal system protein TolQ, translating into MTDMNILDLFLKASLLVKLIMLILIGFSIASWAIIIQRTRILNSAAREAEAFEDKFWSGIELSRLYQESQGRRDNLTGSEQIFYSGFKEFARLHRANSHAPEAIVEGASRAMRISMNRELETLETHIPFLGTVGSISPYIGLFGTVWGIMHAFIALGAVKQATLQMVAPGIAEALIATAIGLFAAIPAVMAYNRLNQRVNKLELNYDNFMEEFTAILHRQAFTTSESNKG